Below is a window of Camelina sativa cultivar DH55 chromosome 11, Cs, whole genome shotgun sequence DNA.
CTTGGTTCCACTATTAGGGTACTGCAGGAGGAAAGGCCAGTTTCTCCTCGTATCCAAATACATGCCTAACGGAAGTCTTGACCAGTTCTTGTTTCATAACAGAGAACCATCACTTCCTTGGTTCAAAAGGCTTATGATTCTAAGAGGCATAGCTTCAGCTCTTCAATACTTGCACACAGAGGCTACACAAGTTGTGCTACACAGAGATATCAAAGCTTCTAACGTAATGTTAGACATAGATTTCACTGGAAAGCTAGGAGATTTTGGTATGGCTAGGTTTCATGACCATGGAGCTAACCCAATCACAACAGGAGCTGTGGGAACTGTAGGTTACATGGCACCTGAGCTAACTACAATGGGAGCTTCAACTAAAACAGATGTATACGCATTCGGTGCATTGATACTCGAAGTAGCTTGTGGGAGAAGACCCGTAGAACCTAATCTGCCGATTGAGAAACAGATTCTGGTGAAATGGGTTTGTGATTGCTGGAGAAACAAAGCTTTAGTCGATGCTCGAGATCCTAAATTGAGTGGAGAGTTTAGGTCTCAAATCGAGATGGTACTGAAATTAGGGTTGATGTGCACGAATCTTGTACCGGAATCGAGACCTGACATGAGAGAAGTTGTGCAGTACCTTGACGGACAAGTATCGTTGCCGGAGTTCTCACCGGATTCACCGGGAATCGGGATGCTTACTCCGGTTTTGGTAGGAGGGAACAACTCTTCTTCTCCGACGACAGAGTTTATAACTCACTCGATCCAATACGGAGTTGGACGATGAAGGAACTGACATGAAGGTTGATGGTGTTAGTTGTGCACAAAAGTTGATATGGCCGAGttggtctaaggcgccagattAAGGTTCTGGTCTgaaagggcgtgggttcaaatcccactgTTAACagttctctttttttaattttattttgggtactattttaaaagtttgcagtcaatatagtgaaaaaactgaaaatggtTGCGGTACAaatgtaatatttaatttatgaatacACCCCTACTAATTCTCTAATTTACAAGACGGAGATTTCTCTATCCCCTAAGTAAAGCTTTAGTCTTTTCAAAGATTACCTTAGTTTGTTTTCTCATTGGGAGTAACTTGAATTTGAGAGCGGAATGTTCAGAACCATGACAAGAACGTAGCCTAAATTGGGGCTCTCAGTTGTGCGCACACCAAGTTGTAATTGTATCAGGTCTTTTGATGTTATGCTAGATGCTGAGGTAAAAGGACGGttactgagttttttttattttatttttatggttaGGCTTCGCGGCCTCAGTGAGAATTTCAGACCACATCAGTCAAGAGCTTGCAAAAAATGGTAGCTTGCTGAGAGCAACCGAACATGTATGCCTTTTGTTGCCTTTGTGATTGAACTAACCTTTGGGATGAAACCTGTGTGAGTGGCCACTCGGTAGACGTTTTTATAAATGCTGGAAATTGGTTTAGATCCGAGTTTTCAGAGTTAAATTCTCTCAGCTGAGGAAGTCGTGATGGCTCTGAAACTAAAGTTGCTTTGCACAAATGGTGTGCCAGAACTGAGAGACTCAATGGAAGAAGTGGTGCGGATTGTTGGAATCTTCTTTGTTCGTTAGCAGTTATACAAGGTGGAGGTACAAACTGAGAGATCTCTTATCTGATTTTCACTTTACATTAATGGCTTTTTCACCAAGATACCATTTCCTGCTGCCACCCAATAGAGCTGTTTATGTAGGTGGACCTAGTAATTAAGCTTTATAAGTATCGTACCTCTGCGGAATTTAAGTTTTCTAAGCTAAATTAGTCAGTTTCAATCTAATATCATACTGCTCTTGGTGTGGTTACTACCGTGACATAAACCAAACAGTAAAAGCAGATGCTCTAGGCAATTCCATTTGTCATTTGCGGATTCTAAGTAGCAGAAGAGAGTATTATGTTATAGTGGTTGTCTATTTTATTTCCTCTCAATCTTAGTTTCAGTGATTGAAACTTTTGTTCATGTGGGATGTATTCTCCTGCACTTGTAGAGCTGAATTAGGAAGTCCAAAAGGGTTAGGTTAGCTAGGTAGGACCTAGCTATTGTTTCTATCAGTTGTCATATTCatcatttaaaagaaaattcataGTTGTTATGTATAGGACAAGCTTTCCTAGGCTTCTTCCCTTTGGTCAGGCTCATAATTGTGTTGATATCACAATCTGCGTATGAAAGGCCAAAGGCATGTTTAAAATATgtctttttctattattatatatatttgtctacttCCTTAGAAGATAGCTTTAAatagaattagaagaagaatccaATGCAAGTTGGTACGTTGAGATCATATAAGTTAAAATATTGTCTGAAGCATATTTTGAAAATCACGTgaagcttttttaatttaaactttataataaaTATCGTGTTAGTGGAGTACAGTTTGTAAAGCCAAGGTGATTCCCTtgattaaagaaacaatattagAAAGTTTTTGATAGGCTTTGGATCACTAAAACAGAAGCTCAcatactttgtttgtttcatttttttttttctttttcttcagcttACGAGGTTATGAGATGCACATCAGATCCAGACTCTCTGCTTCATCATCTGGGATGGCTCGTTGGTTGTTTCAGATCCTGatcatctcttctcttcatctgaTTTCACTATCAAGTCAACAAGAGACAAGGTTTGTCTATGAAAGCTTCCTCGACCAAGAAAATCTTTACATTGATAAATCCGCTACAGTACTTCCCAGTGGAATATTGCGGTTGACGAACGCTTCAGAGCATCAGATGGGTCATGCTTTCCACAAGAAACCACTTGAGTTCAGTTCATCCGGACCACTCTCTTTCTCAACACACTTTGTGTGTGCTCTGGTGCCTAAGCCACGTGTTGAAGGTGGCCATGGTATTGCCTTTGTGTTATCTCCTTCTATGGATTTCACTCACGCAGAGTCAACTAGATACTTGGGGATTTTCAATGCTTCAACAAGTGGATCTTCCTCTTATCACGTTCTTGCGGTTGAGCTTGACACTATTTGGAATCCAGATTTCAAAGATATTGACCACAATCATGTGGGGATTGATGTCAACAGTCCTATATCTGTCGCAATAGCTTCGGCATCTTACTTTTCCGACATAAAAGGGAGTCACGAAAGGGTAGACCTTTTAAGTGGAAGGCCTATACAGGTATGGGTGGATTATGAAGGCACTATGCTCAATGTTTCGATTGCTCCTCTTAAAGTCCAGAAGCCAAGTCGACCTCTTTTGTCACACCCCATCAACCTTTCAAAGTTTTTTCCGAATAGGTCAAGACTGTTTGTTGGGTTCTCTGCATCGACAGGGACAGCGATCAGTGATCAATATATTCTTTGGTGGAGTTTTAGCACAAGAAGAGGATCACTGCAGGGATTTGATATCTCAAAACTTCCTAAAGTTCCTCATCCACATAAGAAACTATCTACACTGATTATTATCCTGCCCGTTTGTCTGGCTATTGTGGTGTTGGCTGTTCTTGCAGGACTTTATGTCCGCAGGAGAAGGAAGTATTCAGAGGTATCTGAAACATGGGAAAAAGAGTTTGATGCACATCGGTTCTCTTACAGGTCCTTGTTCAAAGCAACTAAGGGGTTCAGCAAAGATGAATTTCTCGGAAAAGGAGGTTTTGGAGAAGTTTATAGAGGAAATCTCCCAAAAGGCAGAGAAATAGCAGTGAAGAGAGTTTCCCATAATGGTGATGAAGGTGTGAAGCAATTTGTAGCTGAAGTCGTGAGTATGAGATGTCTGAAACACAGGAATCTTGTACCACTGTTTGGGTATTGCAGAAGAAAACGAGAACTTCTTCTTGTCTCAGAGTATATGCCAAACGGTAGTCTTGACGAGCATTTGTTTGATGATCAGAAACCGGTTCTTTCTTGGTCAAAAAGATTCGTGGTTGTTAAG
It encodes the following:
- the LOC104726621 gene encoding L-type lectin-domain containing receptor kinase I.9; this encodes MHIRSRLSASSSGMARWLFQILIISSLHLISLSSQQETRFVYESFLDQENLYIDKSATVLPSGILRLTNASEHQMGHAFHKKPLEFSSSGPLSFSTHFVCALVPKPRVEGGHGIAFVLSPSMDFTHAESTRYLGIFNASTSGSSSYHVLAVELDTIWNPDFKDIDHNHVGIDVNSPISVAIASASYFSDIKGSHERVDLLSGRPIQVWVDYEGTMLNVSIAPLKVQKPSRPLLSHPINLSKFFPNRSRLFVGFSASTGTAISDQYILWWSFSTRRGSLQGFDISKLPKVPHPHKKLSTLIIILPVCLAIVVLAVLAGLYVRRRRKYSEVSETWEKEFDAHRFSYRSLFKATKGFSKDEFLGKGGFGEVYRGNLPKGREIAVKRVSHNGDEGVKQFVAEVVSMRCLKHRNLVPLFGYCRRKRELLLVSEYMPNGSLDEHLFDDQKPVLSWSKRFVVVKGIASALWYLHTGADQVVLHRDVKASNIMLDTEFNGRLGDFGMARFHEHGGNAATTAAVGTVGYMAPELITMGASTGTDVYAFGVFMLEVTCGRRPVEPQLEVEKRHMIKWVCECWKKDSLLDATDSRLGGEFIAEEVEMVMKLGLLCSNIVPESRPTMEQVVLYLNKNLPLPEFSPYTLGIGTFAPVLVDASSLVVSSASWNWSVPSVSSSSTNHSPYACQSTDQPWGQTLDTTNSLHIVAEPEKPKNISPAVKTVTLPAEDHESNHSSIDSVR